TATGCGCGCCTCAAGGCGATCGCGGACGACGAGAGCAAGGACGAGACGGAGCGCCTGATCGCGCGCCTGAAGCTCGCCGAGATCCCGCGCAATGCGAACCCGACCCGTGTGCGCAACCGGTGCGAAGTGACGGGCCGTCCTCGCGCTTATTATCGCAAGTTCCGGCTTTGCCGTGTGCAGCTCCGGGAGCTGGCCAACAAGGGCCTGATCCCCGGCGTCACCAAGTCGAGCTGGTAAGGAACCGAGAAGATGGCTCTGACCGATCCCCTGGGTGACCTGCTCACCCGCATCCGCAACGGGCAGCGCGCCCGCAAGGACAGCGTGGTTTCCCCCGCGTCCAAGCTGCGCGCCCGCGTGCTCGACGTGCTTCAGCGTGAAGGCTACATCCGTGGCTACAGCGAGGAAGACGTCGCCGGCCACAATGGCCTGCGCATCGAGCTGAAATATTTCGAAGGGCAGCCTGCGATCCAGCATGTCGCCCGTGTCTCCAAGCCGGGCCGCCGCGTCTATTCGGGTTCGAAGGAACTGCCGCGGATCCGCAACGGTCTGGGTATCAGCATCGTCTCGACGCCGAAGGGTGTTCTGTCTGACGCGGAAGCGCGCGAACAGAATGTCGGCGGCGAGGTTCTCGCGGAGGTCTTCTGATGAGCCGCATCGGTAAGAAGCCGGTCCCCGTGCCGGCGGGCGTCACCGCCGCGATCGAGGGCAAGACGCTCTCGGTCAAGGGTCCGAAGGGCACGCTCAGCATCGCGCTGGCCGACGAGGTCAGCTATGCGGTCGAGGACGGTTCGATTTCGGTCCAGCCGATCAACGACACCAAGCGTTCGCGTTCCTTCTGGGGCATGCAGCGGACCCTGGTGCAGAACCTGATCACCGGCGTGACCGAGGGCTATTCCAAGACCCTCCAGATCACCGGCGTCGGCTACCGCGCCAATGTCCAGGGCAAGAACCTGAAGCTGCAGCTCGGCTACAGCCACGATGTCGATTTCGCGATCCCCGAGGGGATCACGATCGCCACCCCCGATCAGACCACGGTCCAGATCTCGGGCATCGACAAGCAGCAGGTTGGCCAGGTGGCCGCGGAAATCCGCCGTTGGCGCAAGCCCGAGCCGTACAAGGGCAAGGGCATCAAATACGCCGGCGAGTATATCTTCCGCAAGGAAGGGAAGAAGAAGTAATGAGCAAGGGTCTCTCTCTCTTCGAGCGCCGCCGTCGGCGCGTCCGCACCGCGCTGCGCGCCCGTGGCGGTATCCGTCCGCGCCTTTCGGTGCATCGTTCGGGCCGTCACATCTATGCCCAGGTGATCGACGACGAGGCCGGCCGCACGGTCGCCTCGGCCTCGACCCTCGACAAGGATCTGAAGGGCAAGACCGGCGCCACCACCGATGCCGCGGCTTCGGTCGGCAAGGCGGTCGCCGAGCGTGCCAAGGCGGCGGGCGTCACCCAGGTGGTGTTCGATCGCGGCGGCTTCCTGTTCCATGGTCGCGTCAAGGCGCTGGCCGATGCGGCCCGCGAAGGCGGATTGGAGTTCTAAATGGCTGACGAAACCGAAATCCAGGCGGGCGCTCCGGCCGAAGCCATTCCCGGCGCCGAAGGCCAGGGCGAGCGTCGCGGCCGCGGTGGCCGTGGCCGTGGCGGCAACGACCGTGGTGGCCGTGGCCGTGAAGGCGGCCGTGGCCGTCGTGACGACCGCAACAAGAATGCGGACGATCAGGGCGAGGAACTGATCGAGAAGCTCGTTCACATCAACCGCGTCTCGAAGACCGTGAAGGGCGGCAAGCGCTTCGGCTTCGCCGCGCTGGTCGTGGTCGGCGACGGCAAGGGCCGCGCGGGCTTCGGCCACGGCAAGGCCCGCGAAGTGCCGGAGGCGATCTCGAAGGCGACCGCCGCCGCCAAGAAGGCGATGGTCCGCGTGCCGCTGCGCGAGGGCCGCACCCTGCATCATGACGGCAAGGGCCATTTCGGCGCCGGCCGCGTGACGGTCCGCACCGCGCCTCCGGGCACCGGCATCATCGCCGGCGGTCCGATGCGCGCGATCTTCGAGAGCCTGGGCGTCCATGACGTCGTGACCAAGTCGGTCGGCACCTCGAACCCCTACAACATGATCCGGGCGACCTTCGAGGCGCTCGCCGATCAGACGTCGCCGAAGTCGGTGTCGCAGCGCCGTGGCAAGAAGATCGCCGACCTGCTGGGTCGTGGCGGTGCTTCGGCCCAGGCTGCCGAGGCCGATGCGGCCGCGATCACGGAGTAATCGATCATGGCTGGCAAGACCATCAAGGTGACGCAGACCGGTTCGCCGATCCGCCGTCCGACCGACCAGCGCGCAACGCTGATCGGTCTCGGCCTGAACAAGATGCACAAGACCCGCGAACTGGCCGACACCCCCGAGGTGCGCGGCATGATCGCCAAGGTCCAGCATATGGTGAAGGTCGAGGACTGATCCTCGATCGATCCGCCGGTCCTTTCGGGGCTGGTCAAAAAGGTTGAAGGGGGCTAATCGCCCCCTTCCTCTATTCTAGCGCGAACATAGCGAAAGCGAGTGCACGATATGAAACTCAACGATCTCCGCGACAATGCAGGCGCCCGCAAGGGCCGGGTCCGTGTCGGACGCGGCATCGGCTCCGGCCTGGGCAAGACCGCCGGCCGCGGCCAGAAGGGCCAGACGAGCCGCTCGGGCGTCTCGATCAACGGCTTCGAGGGCGGCCAGATGCCGCTGCACATGCGGATCCCGAAGCGCGGCTTCAACAACATCTTCGCCAAGGACTATGCCGAGGTGAACCTGGGCGCGATCCAGAAGCTGGTCGATGGCGGCAAGCTGGAGACCGGCGGCGTGATCGACCATGAAGCGCTGAAGGCGGCCGGCGTCGCCCGTGGCGGCAAGGACGGCGTGCGCATCCTGGGCAAGGGCGAGCTCT
The sequence above is drawn from the Rhizorhabdus dicambivorans genome and encodes:
- the rpsN gene encoding 30S ribosomal protein S14 — protein: MAKLSSINKNERRKKLVKAYAGKYARLKAIADDESKDETERLIARLKLAEIPRNANPTRVRNRCEVTGRPRAYYRKFRLCRVQLRELANKGLIPGVTKSSW
- the rpsH gene encoding 30S ribosomal protein S8 — translated: MALTDPLGDLLTRIRNGQRARKDSVVSPASKLRARVLDVLQREGYIRGYSEEDVAGHNGLRIELKYFEGQPAIQHVARVSKPGRRVYSGSKELPRIRNGLGISIVSTPKGVLSDAEAREQNVGGEVLAEVF
- the rplF gene encoding 50S ribosomal protein L6, which gives rise to MSRIGKKPVPVPAGVTAAIEGKTLSVKGPKGTLSIALADEVSYAVEDGSISVQPINDTKRSRSFWGMQRTLVQNLITGVTEGYSKTLQITGVGYRANVQGKNLKLQLGYSHDVDFAIPEGITIATPDQTTVQISGIDKQQVGQVAAEIRRWRKPEPYKGKGIKYAGEYIFRKEGKKK
- the rplR gene encoding 50S ribosomal protein L18, producing the protein MSKGLSLFERRRRRVRTALRARGGIRPRLSVHRSGRHIYAQVIDDEAGRTVASASTLDKDLKGKTGATTDAAASVGKAVAERAKAAGVTQVVFDRGGFLFHGRVKALADAAREGGLEF
- the rpsE gene encoding 30S ribosomal protein S5: MADETEIQAGAPAEAIPGAEGQGERRGRGGRGRGGNDRGGRGREGGRGRRDDRNKNADDQGEELIEKLVHINRVSKTVKGGKRFGFAALVVVGDGKGRAGFGHGKAREVPEAISKATAAAKKAMVRVPLREGRTLHHDGKGHFGAGRVTVRTAPPGTGIIAGGPMRAIFESLGVHDVVTKSVGTSNPYNMIRATFEALADQTSPKSVSQRRGKKIADLLGRGGASAQAAEADAAAITE
- the rpmD gene encoding 50S ribosomal protein L30; translation: MAGKTIKVTQTGSPIRRPTDQRATLIGLGLNKMHKTRELADTPEVRGMIAKVQHMVKVED
- the rplO gene encoding 50S ribosomal protein L15 → MKLNDLRDNAGARKGRVRVGRGIGSGLGKTAGRGQKGQTSRSGVSINGFEGGQMPLHMRIPKRGFNNIFAKDYAEVNLGAIQKLVDGGKLETGGVIDHEALKAAGVARGGKDGVRILGKGELSAKLSFKVAGVSAGARAAIEKAGGSVDVIEVVPAAEKAAAKHRTVQKARAADKEAKKAASKA